From the Chanodichthys erythropterus isolate Z2021 chromosome 9, ASM2448905v1, whole genome shotgun sequence genome, the window ATCTCCGTGTCGCttttacatttcaaatccctcagttcttTTTCTCGTCTTCTCTGAAAAGCCAAGCCagtgttgattcttgttttattacgagctctgtctCGTTCTCATTTTGTCCAGCAGACTCTCTGTTCAGACTCTCCTCTGATATTTATCTGCTCCAGGTTTATGGCGAGTCAATCGTGCCATGGATAACCAAAGGAGACAGTCGCATACTTTTACGTGAGAGAAGGGGTACGTCGCATCACAGAACGTCGCTGctacaataaatgttttttttgcttATCTTTCCTTTTGTTATCTTTCTTATCAATCATTAACTTTTTGCTTTTACTTTCCTATGTGAACTGATGACTTTGAATAGGCTATATTCTTGATACATATTGTGTATTGTATATAGTTATATGTCATTAATGCAATCTCTGTGATTAAGATTAAGGACTATGTGCAAATTATACACAATCAGAGTtgcaattttatttcattttcacaACAACTTTAAAGATGAACACACAAATTCTAAATTCTAATCTATAAACATAATATTCTGGAAAGTGTCACTCTGAGCTTTTACTTTTGATGTCTTGTTGATGGAAAGAATTTTAATTAACACAGCTGACCATACAATGGGCGAATACACTAGCTCACAATACCAGGGGATATTGTTTTCAGGAGAAGGCGACAAGAACGTATTTAAAGtgcccctgaaatcaaaattttaattttttagcttttagtatgaatatgttggCCTTAAGATTATGTATAagcaaaacaatgacaaaattcacatttaggagatataagcattcaaaacttacagtctctcactttagattttcatgacatcatattgcacttcagcttctcgtcaaatcttctgtccaatcaaatgcactctagaatctgaagtccggCCTCCTCCTACACTCGAAATCCGTcatttattcacacatttactagtagtttctacatggtgaatctGGCCAATGTTACATATGCAATACGAGAGCAGCTGACGTGCATcaaaatgcttcacgaaaaataaagcacagatgatgaacgaacgacaaggaagcacaaaaaaatgaacgtacagtacacaagagtaaatataAAGCGATCGTTGTTAGTCACAAACAGCACAGCCGCTCCAGACAATCAAACCCAGTGTTAATCACATGAGAAGCGGGTTCAAAGCAGCCTCCGCATCTGTTTTCAAGCCTTCCCTCTTAGCTCTCTCCACTGCTGGAAAGCTTTTAACGTGGGTCCTAAAAcacttgcccagtcataaaccttcattccagtgatattcttttgagctgttttgtattgtgtcccatctctcattctgcagtttttttttccttattttcaaatctccctcttgctcgttctctTTCCTTGACCGTCATACGCCCcttaatgctgattggttacacgTTTGTTGTTGGACTTGGCGCAAATAACTTCCAAACAGTCTTGTTGAAATTCTACTGAGCGCACCTAATAGCCTATTTCAAGAAATTGtgcattttcaaatgttttaactaGGGCTGTCAGTACAATGATTATTTTGTTAATCATCATTTAGAATATATTGATGCATGTTgtttgctgttctttttaaattGTTACAAATCAGTTCAACAGCACAAGTTTCGATCACATTCACAAATGCACATTATTGTAGAAAAAACACACCAGTGATtgattagatttttattttcaaagtaATAGCCTACTCTTAAATTTGTTGAAATCACTgcatgtaaaagaaaaaaaactttacaaaaATAAGGATGAATAATTCACAggtaagttatatatatatatatatatatatatatatagaaaccAAATTAATAACATTAGGCCTAAACGATTCCTTATCCTGTGGCTCCATCTAGTGGGCAACGTTAATATCACAGCCTTCTTTCAGTTTAAATGACAGATAGTTTATAGAAGGAGTTATACAACCAAAAATGCTCAGGATGAGAAAACACaattttaaacacattatatatatatatatatatatatatatatatatatacatgttaaAAAttgagcatatatatatatatatatatgttaaaaatgtattcaatgtaattaaatctatttcaaatatatatatcgctcttatcgggcgataaaaaaaatatccgaCAAATatctgttgctttgtccgacaagccgtggcgctgtcacgccaaaCACAGTGATAAttgcatcacggagcaaagaggatactgacaacacgtcgacagacaagacagagcaggttacttatgatatttaacaaagtcccagctttaaaactgtgtagttttttaagaaattcaaacaataaaacccgttttctttaatgtgtcgttaccatggtcgtgacagattgctgtagcgcctcagctcaagaggctcgtaaaccgatcatctcttactacgagtccatttatagcatcaaataaccatgaatgaacatgagaatcaatgttgtttcaaagatgtcaatatacaaaatataatatacaaaagtttaactccaccgaggttaatcttctaactcctatctgctttgtcggacaaaatggcggattacttttagtcatttgctgcgtcccaattcgcctacttatactacgccctaaaagtatgtactctttctgtgaacaaaaagtacttacttttgagtgtgtagcaaaagagtagacaagctttgggacatactatcacgtcatacaattgctctttgctctctgtcgcatccagtcaccgtaaactgccctgtcaatcatcttacatcctcaacatttcatttagctaatttcctaccctatcggagagaaatgcagcacgttgatctgcagtcgcgggtctttcatgtggagaactctcctcatattaatgcataatgatgcatttaaaagttaatggccaatcagatctttataaaagtccacattggtatttgcagatgaaaaataacacatatgacattaaataaatatacggtctttgtcaggtgacgtcacactcgtgaaaaccgaagtgcattatgggCGTCGCCGCCATTTGTGAGGTATGCAAACAATCTCTGTATCAGTGCAGAGTTGTTTCTTCTTTGGCttcttttcattgtaaaaattgcacacttttgttgtgtgaaaagctgcaataatatgtcccacgataaaaaatgtcaaaaactttactACGAGATTAGATTTAGTCGGTTTCCTACTTGAAAAAAAGGCTGTGCTGAgagacttgggtaaagttggttttatattcgcacattcggacttctgataaattcagacgttccaataaatgtgcaataaattaatgtttgcgaattttaagcagcgacatgatattgacaaccaacgattgtcaacttgcaacatttttcacagtcgatcaaaataggcaagtattgttttaatggcatgtttacttgtgaatgtccactgaatgtccaatgtagtgtgattaacaaggctattgaatattGATGtccgaatataaaaccaactttacacAAGTCTCTCAGGCCACGTTGAGTTGTTGACACTGACAGCGGCAAAAGCGACGCGTGCGCTTTTCACTTGTAAAACTCAAGGGtgtatgggtaatgtagtctcTGCTCTCGGTGGGACGAATTAGGAAGCGTGCATTGTGAAGGGCGTTCTGAAAAGCGGCAGCGCAGGCAAAGGATTAAAACCTCTATTAAAACAGATGTCCAAGTGAGCGTACCGGTACGCTAAAAGCACGTTCTGGGCGCACGGGGAGGTGGCGGTACGCTCAAGAGCTATATTTGGAAGTGGCGGTACTGAGTACCGGTGCGTACCGGCCcactataataaaatacactattaaattctacatacatctctgatgatgccttgtttattggaaaaaaatgtttattgtgttATACATCGGAATGtacttaatgcaataaagaaaaatatgcatgaaaaaaggggtagtattagttcaaaattcttcctgatCACAACACTAAACCATCCTTAATCATGCACTTGTTATATAGTTAACAcgacatcatcatcattatcgttACTACTGTGTTATCGCAGTCCTTCGTTCAGAATATGAATAAATCCTGCAGCCATTAAGGAAATGTCTGTGGGCTTCGAGggatttatagtttttaaattgttcactatGCGTTTATACCATAAACAAGATAGTTATACAAGATAATATACAAGAATTATATACAAGataatatttaagtatgatGATTTAGGTAGCAATGCGGAGTCAGTAGCACTCCAACTTACTGCAGTCAGTTCGTACAGATCTATGTTATGAATGGATGAAAATTTCTCCAAATAACGGTCCCTGGCATCTTTGGTGAGTTTATCGCGATAtgacattttaacttttttcttgtgcttcttcatttttgcgagttatttgcttgttatctcaactggtgtaatctctttcattctcaTAGTAAGCAGGGGATACCACAAATATGGcgccgcggtgacgtcacacacaacaaaatcacgtgtctgacaaagaccgattagtcactcaaacaacctctcagcgtcgatcgtgcatattcaccatgttttgtagtttttaacactttttactcgtgtttgtagttctgaactgaatcctcatacaacgcgcaatgggttgtgggcaatattagcctctatagtgtgcacggatccacacttcgaaaatctaccggaaatagtagaccatccggggacttttggcatactctttttaACACACTAtgcaacatactatgctttgggacacactttttttaatctcacatactatttaggatggatagtatggacattgggacgcagggacaatttaggtatctcacatattctgaatgtcttcggcagaattcaaatgagccattttaatctagattaaaaaaattaatctatgcccacctctaatatatatatatatatatatatatatatatatatatatatatatatatatatatatatatatatatatatatatatttgaaatagatttaggctaattacattaaatttttAACATGAAATAAACTTCATTATTACGCACTATTGCCACTTGTAAAGCAATAACAAATACATCTAATGCAAATGTAACAATACAAAAATTCTCTGACTCTAATTAGTGACACAAATCTGTGtatgccactgtgttcacccgCATAATTCTCACGCAAAGTTTGCACATTGTTTTTGTGATATCCACTGGCTCGACTtcattgtttaaaatgaaaatattttcaatattgcaaCGTGGCATTTTTCTTCACCCTATCACCAGCTGATCCCAAAATGATGCAATATTCACCTTATATGGTTAGCCTTTATGTCTCCTGCACCGGAAACTTCAGCACAAAGGAACAAAATCGAAAGTAGGAAGTTGATTTGGTATCACAAAGAGTAAAATAGCCTAAAGTAGACCTAGCTGTGGGtttgattttatattttcattcatttccaaGTGGTCCTTATGGCTGTGCATGATATCCTCCTAGAGTGTTTGGATGAACTGGACTCTAAGGAAATGGATTTATTTAAATGGCACTTAACTCAAGGCATAGACGACTTCAAAATTCCCAAAAGTCGATTGGAGAATAAATTAAGTTTTGAGGTCGTGGGATGTATGATTGAAAATTATCTTTCTGATGGTGCTGGGAAACTCACTCTGCTCGTTTTGGAAAAGATGAAGATGATGGATCTTGCAAAAAAGCTGCGAAAGAATCTAGGTAAAttacatataataaatatagtaGCTATAGGCTACTTAGAAAACACATGGTTTAGGTATGTGCCAAGATCAGTTATCGAAATACAATTTGGTGTTTTAATTTAGCTGCATTTtaaatttagctttaatttaatttaatgcataaaGACATGGTCATGGAAGACATTTCACTCTCCTGTTAGGGggcgagaaaaaaaaactctttttgtACCTGCATCAGCAAATTATTCGCTGAAATTTTACGTAAGCAAGTTTAAGTTTGCTTGTTACTCGTTTATTTACTATATTTAGTAATTCACTTTATTTTGTTATCACGGGATATGACGATCACGACTTGTGAATCATCATTGCATCATTTTGGGATCAACTGGTGATAGCCTAAAGAAAAATGACACTttgcaatattgaaaatatttccattttaaacaaTGAAGGCGAGCCAGCTGATATCACACAAACAATGTGCAAACTTTGCATGAGAATTATGCGGGTGAAGAAGTCTCAAACTCCAGTCAATTATTTAGGCTACTAcagaaaatgaaagtaaaaagtTTTTGTCACGCTGCATAAACGGCGCATATAGCTATTCTCTTAGAGATTATGAGAGATGAATCTAATTaatattcttaatatttttcttgTGGCTCatagtgagaaaagaattcgtGAATCGAGAAGAATTTCgtgtttaacaagtttttttttttttttaaagaggagCATGCTATCTATATCTTTTATTGTCCTCACTGCGTGTCGGTTATGCGATATGATATTGCGGGGCAAataaattgcaatattaatttaataaaagtatcataataataataatttaatagccTTGCGTGCCCGTCCGCTATAGGCCTACGCCACCGTGAGGGATAAACTGCGTTCAACTGCGTTTTCAGTGTATTTAATGTcaataaatctaaaatatataaattgtatCTATATTCTTCCATTTCTGTAATAATCTCAGTGAATAAACAAGGAATTGTCTTCTGCTATTTTCCTAATTATTTGCATACAAAGTATTCTAAATGTGCATCCTGTAAGTAAAAATATTTGCCGCCTCCACCCAGGTCATAGTATGGATACCCTGCAGTCCAAACATAATACTGAAGCTGGAACATCTCAGAAACAAGAGAGatgcaaatcaggtaaaaataaataacaaataaattcataagaaagaaagtgtgtgtgtgtgtgtgtatgtatgtgtgtgtgtgtgtgtatgtgtatgtgtgtgtgtgtgtgttataatcTTTGATCGTGCTTGGTAGTAGGGGTTGAACaacatcagatttttttttttttgtcgatTAGTCGGTGCAACCCCTACTTGGTAGTGAGCGAtatttatgacattaaaaaaaatcttaaaaattgtgtgtttttgttcaatGTAATACTATACATTTCTCCTAGTTTGCAGTGTCTATTTATGTTTTACTGTGTCCATATAGGTGCTGAGTTTGTGGACAAGCACAGGACAAAGTTGATCAGTAGGGTCTCACTGGTGAAGCCCATTGCAGATGACATGAAACCTCTGATTGGCGATGAAAAATACCAAATCATCTTAAAATCAGATACAACTCATGAACAAATGAGAAAGCTTCTGGACTTTTTGACCGTAGATAGACTGAAAGAGGAACTTTACCAAAGTCTTAAAAAACATGAGAAATTTCTTGTTGAAGATTTGGAGCATTCTGGGTAGATGGGTTTCATTTGGCTTACTGGCTGCATTCCACTCCAAATTGTTATGCCCTTCACTTGCTAACTTCCCTCTGTCTTGTGGACTCAGATGtgcgtcattgcttacgttgcacgagtgcacTACTACTGCATATaagatttaaaggaacactccacttttttttgaaaataggctcattttccagctcccctagagtatttttcctatttaaaccttgactcttctgtagttacattgtgtactaagaccgacggaaaatgaaaagttgtgattttctaggccgatatggctaggaactatactctcattctggcgtaatgATCAGGAACTTCACTGCCgtaccatggctgcagcaggcgcaccAATATTATGCAgtgtctctcacaaatgtctccatggttgcaaggcatgctccctgtgcaagcagggggtcacaggcggagcgtaatatcattgcgcctgctgcacccatggtacggcggcaaagttccttgattattacaccggaatgagagtataacctttcattttccgtcggtcttagttcacaatgtaactacagaaaaGTCAaggttttaaataggaaaaataacgaaactctttggtcattttttttggagcgagatgctaacggtctaatcagattcaatgaactatgctaagctatacTAAAAGTGAattcaaaaacggtaaaactcaattgtttaactctaggggagctggaaaatgagcctattttcaaaaaaagtggagtgttcctttaaatgaaacgcactaagcccttgatcacttggaattcactatggagttgatttattatttaaaccccTTTTGTACTTATGAATTTGTTTTATGCAACATTCTATATGCTTATAAATTgttggaaaaaatatataaaatcctATAGGTATATGAACTgttgaagaaaaataaaattacactaATGAAACAAAATATCAATAGTATAAACTTTGACTGTGAATATAAAGTAGCTACAATTATTATGCGAtggaatctcaacataatatattatacaCTATTATGCGATTAATTCCCAAAATAATCAATGTATCATACACTTCAGTTAAGCGTGATCTactgtgacgtcacaatcaAGTTGAAGTGTGGGATATAGAGCTGCTTGAAGCGAACATCAGAGTAGACTAgctccctcggtcaaaatcaAGCAGGCGaaggtctgtccatataaattTCCCTcatccacttcacgaagtggaacgcacttaaaaatggcggcagggattcccccgaggggaagtgcttagggaagtttgtgagtgcgtgtctaaaagtGGAGTGGAACACAGCCATTATCATTCCAGGTATACAGTAAAACAAAACCTGTTTGCACTGCAAATTACAGACAGGACAATCAGTTTTGGaaagtaataattataataatgataataataataatacaggaTGACAGAAATGCAGAAATAGCTTGACATGTGACAAAACTACTTTTATCCTATGTTACTTACATGTTACTGACCTACAGTTATACTTATCACTGAGTTCTAAGGATCTGAATAGTCTGGATTTTGGATGAAAAATTGGATGGcctttaactttttaaatacTGAAAAAACTTGTGATGGTCAGAGCTCAAGTAAAAATCAGATTGAGCTTGCTCTTAATTTTTCCGAATATTAAGCAGGTAGTAAGGTATTTgggtgtttattttgataccaATTCAACCAATCAAATATTTCCAAGGTGaggtggtgttttttttttttaaattgatacAGAAAAGCTTATTCATACTTGTATTTCTTCCAGTCttgattattgtaatgctttgtTTTCTTTGAACCATTGTACTTTATCACATTTACAATTAGTGCAGAATGCATGCAGCCTGATATACAAAGTTATTTCATCATATTACACCTGTTTTAGCTTCTTTACATTGGTTACCTGTTTATTAAAGGATTGATTTTTAAGGTTTTATTTCACCTATGTATTTAGCTGAGCATCTGAGACCTTACGAAACAGGGAGATGAGCTTCTTTTAACAAACTTCTGGCTGTTCCAAGATACATCAGTCaagaaactctagatggcacaggctgatggGTCCTTAATGCAAGCTGATGATAATTACAGCATTAACTACTGGCGCAAGCTGATTGGTCCATGTCacatctgcagccaatgagcttgatgctcacacatttaaatgGCTGGTTACATTCACCATAGCAGTTTGCAGCACGCTTCAGAGTTCCTctaaaaccctccaccttccccagctccgcCTGTATAGATCTGGGTTATTGATatgctatttgtgcagcagcacTATGCCTTACTCGCAGCAGCGTATcggtgtatgtattggcagtagcaatttcctgtacttgctcttcaacagcagcaataatctacaacaacagcaataatctacagcagcagcatagcagatctattccgcccaGACTAAATACATTAAcgttgtcatatccattaccatgctaaaAATCTTCTGAGAGTTGTTGATTGAACTCTATATAAAACTAAAGGAGCATTTGCAGTGAGGGCTCCAAACTATGGAATAGTTTTCCAGTGGACATTCGATCATCTGAAtgtgtgtctgtttttaaatgtcatttgaaaacttaaatgtgcttttagtATTTTGGGATGTCTTTTGTGTATTTGGGTTttgatatattatattttgcttcTTTATACATAATGTGTAGCTCTTCATGAATGTATTTTAATGActgtgtttttatattgtatgtTAAAagtactatataaataaaattttacttACCTGAAATGCACTCCTGCCTTCCTTGTAACATGCTGCCATTGTTTGCTTGTCCTTCTTTGATCATTTCTGACCAGGACTAAACCTTTTCACTCATTACTGATTTCAAGAGTTTCACATATCCCTGAGTTCTTGATGGTGGCATTTGATCATTCTGAGTTTTTCCATTATCAagaattttattatttgaattataaGAATTTTACCAATAACTCCACACATGCTCATAAACACATTTATTGGGTGTTCTTCCAATCAAGACACTTTAAGTGGTTGATTTTGTGTCTTGTTTCCAGAACTggtattaaaaaaatcaatccaCCACAAATGGTTATAAACAATACATTCTGAAATTTAATGGAGAGACAAACAACAGTGTTCACATAGCCAAGAGAGAACAATTTCTCCATTAATCTCCTGTTAGATTATATTATTTCTATATGATGTAATGTATATACACATTGCATCATAAAGAATAGATAGAATAACAAATctatatacagttgcaagaaaatgTTTGTGAACCCCAGATTgcagaaaatgtgaataattttaacaaaataatagagatcatacaaaatgcatgttattttttatttagtactgtcctgagtaagatattttacataaaagatgtttacatgttgtccacaagacaaaaaatagctaaatttattaaaatgactccgttcaaaagtttatgaACCCTTATTTTTAAtactgtgtggttacctgatgatccacgactcttgtttgtcctgagcagttaaactgagctctgttcttcagaaaaatcctccaggtcctgcagattcttgtTTTCCAACATCTTTTGCaaatttgaaccctttccagcagtgactgcaTGATtgtgagatccatcttttcacactgaggacaactgagggactcaaacacaactatttaaaaaggttcaaacattcactgatgctccagaaggaaacacgatgcattaagagccgaggggtgaaaactttttgaatttgaagatcaaggtaaattgtatttatttgtcttccaggaaacatgcaggtattttctgttgatatttaaatgaaataagacCAATtttgacatcttcatcctgttcaaaagctCCCATtaaaaaacagggagatcacaGACATCTCCCCTTTTCTCCACCACTGCAATTATATGGAAGCCAATATGCACatactgtaataaaaataaatgttaacataCAGAAAACAGGCAGACAAAGAAAAAGTCAGGCAACTATCAGAATTGGACAAAGACAATTCTGTCCTTTAAATCATCTTATTTTCATTAGTCCTTTAATTTGTCACCATATGAATCCTACACAATTACTGCAGCACGTCTCTAAACcaaacattaaattattataatcagTAGGCCTAATTCTTAAATGGATGTAAATGTAACTATTTTACacaggggcgtagtttgtggggggatgggggggaggtaacccccccaatattcaaatgcttcagttacatcccccccaatatttcaacatgaaaatcaaagtagatcaaatgaaaaatatgtagaattaatttattttgtaacaataattttgtttctattcaaatatgagtttgtcataataaattaggcAAAAATATTCTTCCCCTCCtttgaaccgattggtaaccCCCAACCAATGCACGTCGctctttcaccaaaacaacgcgagtggcgctctactgtttgaatgagagagcgcgggtagcaccaaaaatgaagagaaccgcttcccagccgactatattaaacCGCTGGTccattaaaaagaataaagcatactgagaaggaggtatgagaatgttgtgtaatacactcatattttagctagctaatccattgcaatgtagccataactatcagtgtaactgtaaccagttaccaaaacagccgtctgttttgtttgttcatttttcaatagtgtcTGTAATGATCAATGACAAAGgtattcacatcggtgtttgttttcttcctaaattaatctgacttttgaacgaat encodes:
- the LOC137026659 gene encoding apoptosis-associated speck-like protein containing a CARD; its protein translation is MSPAPETSAQRNKIEMVLMAVHDILLECLDELDSKEMDLFKWHLTQGIDDFKIPKSRLENKLSFEVVGCMIENYLSDGAGKLTLLVLEKMKMMDLAKKLRKNLGHSMDTLQSKHNTEAGTSQKQERCKSGAEFVDKHRTKLISRVSLVKPIADDMKPLIGDEKYQIILKSDTTHEQMRKLLDFLTVDRLKEELYQSLKKHEKFLVEDLEHSG